From the genome of Trichocoleus sp.:
ACGGCGGGGAGGCGAAATTCAGACGATCACCCCAGATACCTATCAATGGTTTCCCACAACGGGTAGCCCTTTTCTCATGGTGAAGTGGACTAATTCCTTCTTTGTCCGGGAAACTGCCCTGAAGAATCAGATTCCCTGGAAATTGCTGATCGAGGTTCCTGTCGCCCCCTATGTTGCCCAGGTGTTCGGGGTTCACGTCCGAAGTCTAACCATTCTGATGTTCATTTCGGGGTTAGCATTGCTACTGGCAACCCTACTCACTCGCAGATTGGTCAGTCCCCTCTCCCATCTAGCGCGGGTAACCACAGACCTACCCAATCAATTAGTAGAGCAAAAATCGATTAACTGGCCCAGTAGCTCGGTCATGGAAATTGGCTCCCTTGTCCACAATTTTAAGGTCATGTCCTCCACCCTGACGCAAAAATTTCAGGAGCTGCAAAATGCCAAAGAAACTGCTGATGCTGCAAATCGGGCAAAAAGTCAGTTTCTAGCCAATATGAGCCACGAACTACGGACTCCCCTGAACGCCATTCTCGGCTTTACTCAACTCCTGGCTCGTAACTCTCCTGCCGGATCAGAAACCTCAGAGTTAGCTATCATTAAGCGCAGTGGAGAGCATTTGCTAGAGTTGGTCAGCGATGTATTGGAAATGTCCAAGATTGAGGCAGGTCGAGTCATCCTAAACGAGACGAGTTTTGATCTCTATCTCTTGCTTGACACCTTAGAAGAGATGCTGCAGTTTCGCGCTGAAGCTAAAGGGTTGCGACTTGTGTTTAGCTGCTCACCGAATGTTCCCCGATATGTCCGAGCTGATGAGCGGAAACTCCGTCAAGTTTTACTCAATCTGCTGGGAAATGCGATTAAGTTTACGCAAGCGGGAAGTGTGCTGTTGCGGGTTAGAAGTGAGGAGGCAGAAGACAGAAGGCAGGCGGCAGAAATTCCTCCTTCTCCCATCTCCCCATCGCCTATCCCCCCATCGCCTCATCCCCTCACCCTCTACTTTGAAGTTGAAGACACTGGACCAGGTATTGCTGCTGCTGAAATGAACCAGCTGTTTGAGGCTTTTTCTCAAACGGAAATAGGGCAGAAATCTCAACAGGGAACGGGATTGGGACTCGCTATTAGTCGGCAATTCGTGCGCTTAATGGGGGGGGATATCACAGCTGACAGTGTGTTAGGTCGGGGTGCTACCTTTGCCTTTGACATTAAAGTCGGACTGGGGAATCCAGCGGAGATTGAGGTGCAACAGCCCTCTCGACAGGTGATTGGACTTGCACCCAACCAGCCGAACTATCGCATTCTGGTGGTTGATGATCGTTGGGTGAACCGCCAATTGTTGCTTAGACTTTTGGAGCCAATCGGGTTTGAAGTCCGCCTTGCTGAAGATGGGCAGCAAGCGATCGCCCTCTGGGAAGAGTGGCAACCTCATCTGATCTGGATGGATATGCGAATGCCTGTAATGGATGGCTACGAAGCGACCCGGTACATTAAAGCCCATTCGCAAGGCCAGAAAACAGTGATTATTGCCTTCACAGCCAGTGTATTTGATGAAGAGCGGGCAATTGTCTTGGCTGCAGGCTGCGACGATTTTGTCAGGAAGCCGGTCTCGGAAGAAATCGTGTTTGAGAAGATAGCTCAATATTTAGGAGTTTCTTATATTTACGAAGAGAAAAATCAGAAAGACACACAAAACGGAGGAATAAGAGCAGTGAACAGTGGGGTGAATAAGGTTAAGCTTCGTTCATCCGTCTTCCTATCACCTGTTTCTCTTCAGGTCATGCCTTCTAGCTGGATTGCTCAACTCCATCAGGCGGCAATGCAACTCGACGATAAGCAAATTTTCTCGCTGATTGCAGTGATTCCTCCAGAACATGCTGCCATTGCCATTGCCCTGACGGATTTGGTTAATCGAGTGCGTTTTGATACGATCGTCAACCTCTCTCAACCCATTGTTCAGACATGAATAGTGAACAGCCTAGGGCAACTAAAGGCAATATTTTGATTGTTGATGATGCTTTGGACAATCTGAATCTGTTGTACGCAACCCTAACCCAGCGGGGGTATGAGGTGCGTAAGGCGATCAATGGCGCAATGGCACTGATGGGGGTGCAGGCTGCTCCTCCCAACTTGATTCTGCTAGATATCCGGATGCCAGATATGGATGGCTATGAAGTCTGTCAACGGCTGAAAGCATCCCAAGAAACCCGCGATATTCCGATTATTTTTCTCAGCGCTCTAGATGAATCGCTAGACAAAGTGCGGGCGTTTTCATTAGGGGCAGCAGATTACATCACCAAGCCCTTCCAAACCGAAGAGGTTCTCGTTCGAATTGAGAATCAATTGGCGCTTCAGGCTGCCAAAGCAGAAATTCGCAGGTTCAATGCTGAACTGGAACAACGGGTGCAGCAACGCACTCAGGAATTGCAACGGGAAATTGGGGAGCGACAGCGGGCCGAGGAGTCACTCCGTCAACAGGCAGAACAAAAGCAGTTGGTAACAGCGATCGCCCAACGCATTCGTCAGTCCTTAGACCTGGACACCATTCTCAATACCACCGTGGCAGAAATCCGCCAGCTTTTGCAAGTCGATCGCGTTTTGATCTATCGGTTTGAGCCAGATTGGAGTGGCGTGGTCGTGGTTGAATCTGTGACCAAACGCGAACACTCAATTATTGGAAAAACCTTCATCGATCACTGCTTTCAACAAGACTTTGCCGAGCAATACAGACAAGGACGGATTCAAAACCTGGAAGATATTTATACCGGGGGACTGGCTCAGTGTCACATTGATCTCTTAGCAGGCTTGGGGGTGAGGGCAAAATTAGTCGTGCCGATTGTGCAAGAGAAAGAACTGTGGGGGCTTCTACTTGCCAATCAATGTGATCAGCCACGACAATGGACGCTTCTGGAAGTTGACCTGATGAAGCAGCTCTCAACTCAGGTGGCGATCGCGATTCAGCAATCAGAACTCTATCTCCAGGTGCGTCAATTCAACACCAAATTAGAGTGCCAGGTTCAAGAGCGGACCCTGCAATTGCAACAATCTCTCGATTTTGAAGCCGCCCTCAAACGTATCACTGACAAAGTTCGGGATAGCTTAGATGAAAGTCAGATTTTGCAAGCAGCGGTTCAAGAACTGGCTCATGTCCTCCAGATTGACTGCTGCAATGCAGGAATTTACAATGCCGAACTGACCGCATCGACCGTTGCTTTTGAATACACCACTTCTTTACCCTACTATCAAGGTTTAGTTGTGCAGATGGTGAATCATTCAGAGATTTACCGACAACTCCTGCGACATCAAAGCATACAACTGTGCTATGCCCAACCTCGATTGATTCGTGAAACTTACTACCAATTCGCTGTCCTTGCCTGTCCGGTAGCCGATGATCAGGGCGTGATTGGAGATTTATGGCTATTTAAGCCCAAAGAGGCAATGTTTGAAGACCTGGAAGTGCGGCTCGTGCAGCAGGTTGCGAACCAGTGTGCCATTGCCCTGCGTCAAGCGAGGTTGTATGCGGCTGTTCAAACCCAGGTGGAAACTCTGGAAAGCCTGCACCAGCTTAAGGATGATTTTCTCAGTACGGTTTCTCATGAATTGCGATCGCCTGTGACCAACATGAAGATGGCCATTCAAATGCTGGGAATTGTCTTTAATCAAATTAAGGAGGCAAGTTTTGCGGAGACAGGAGCAGACTCGTCATCGAACAAAACAGTCCAAAGAGCCACCCACTATTTACAAATTCTTGACGGTGAATGCGATCGAGAAATCAGTTTAGTCAATGACCTGCTGGACTTACAACGACTGGAAGCAGGTGTTCAAGACACCGTCACGGATTGGATCAACTTAAATTCCTGGCTACCCAACTTAATCAATGCCTTTGAGGAACGCACTCAGGCTCGCCAGCAACAGTTACAGCTAGAAATACCAGCCCTACTCCCTCAGATTTGTTCCGACTTTGATGCCATCAGCCGCATTCTCACAGAACTACTGCACAATGCTTGCAAATACACCCCACCCGGAGGAACCATTACCCTAACAGCCCAGGTTGATCCGTCTTCTCGCTTTTCGCTGCAATCTTCATCCCTTAACCGATCCCAGGAATCGGGCACAGCGATGCGTCTTCCAACCTTCCTACTGAGCGTCACCAATTCTGGGGTAGAAATCCCTGCCGATGAACTC
Proteins encoded in this window:
- a CDS encoding ATP-binding protein; this translates as MEFNNQLWQGTQWNTRSRAALGLILLIIAGWLGNYFSWSFFFHLDFLFGTIAVWLVLGLYGQRWCIAAVILASSYTYFLWKHPYAIIIFTCEALFVSWLFRRSRQNLVLLDGIYWICIGMPLAWLFYHHILDHDSTQTTIIMLKQAVNGIFNALVASLILIYLPIHRWFNRPQGISSLSLQQTLFNLLVAFVFFPTLTLMALDSHRVVNNIEITAQEELRATSIELGAQIGAWYEQLLHAPGELAQIAAQSNLSPTVQLQQSTELTQREFLDFHTLYVVTPTGQVSAASSALGRPAEATTGFSLADVPYFEAIRNTRQPTLSGLLTQSSGISTPGVILSVPVMQENRLSGFVISEIDLNRIERLFKTYTDQGLQVTLLDGNNTIITSTQSDRAVAQTFDPRRGGEIQTITPDTYQWFPTTGSPFLMVKWTNSFFVRETALKNQIPWKLLIEVPVAPYVAQVFGVHVRSLTILMFISGLALLLATLLTRRLVSPLSHLARVTTDLPNQLVEQKSINWPSSSVMEIGSLVHNFKVMSSTLTQKFQELQNAKETADAANRAKSQFLANMSHELRTPLNAILGFTQLLARNSPAGSETSELAIIKRSGEHLLELVSDVLEMSKIEAGRVILNETSFDLYLLLDTLEEMLQFRAEAKGLRLVFSCSPNVPRYVRADERKLRQVLLNLLGNAIKFTQAGSVLLRVRSEEAEDRRQAAEIPPSPISPSPIPPSPHPLTLYFEVEDTGPGIAAAEMNQLFEAFSQTEIGQKSQQGTGLGLAISRQFVRLMGGDITADSVLGRGATFAFDIKVGLGNPAEIEVQQPSRQVIGLAPNQPNYRILVVDDRWVNRQLLLRLLEPIGFEVRLAEDGQQAIALWEEWQPHLIWMDMRMPVMDGYEATRYIKAHSQGQKTVIIAFTASVFDEERAIVLAAGCDDFVRKPVSEEIVFEKIAQYLGVSYIYEEKNQKDTQNGGIRAVNSGVNKVKLRSSVFLSPVSLQVMPSSWIAQLHQAAMQLDDKQIFSLIAVIPPEHAAIAIALTDLVNRVRFDTIVNLSQPIVQT
- a CDS encoding GAF domain-containing protein — translated: MNSEQPRATKGNILIVDDALDNLNLLYATLTQRGYEVRKAINGAMALMGVQAAPPNLILLDIRMPDMDGYEVCQRLKASQETRDIPIIFLSALDESLDKVRAFSLGAADYITKPFQTEEVLVRIENQLALQAAKAEIRRFNAELEQRVQQRTQELQREIGERQRAEESLRQQAEQKQLVTAIAQRIRQSLDLDTILNTTVAEIRQLLQVDRVLIYRFEPDWSGVVVVESVTKREHSIIGKTFIDHCFQQDFAEQYRQGRIQNLEDIYTGGLAQCHIDLLAGLGVRAKLVVPIVQEKELWGLLLANQCDQPRQWTLLEVDLMKQLSTQVAIAIQQSELYLQVRQFNTKLECQVQERTLQLQQSLDFEAALKRITDKVRDSLDESQILQAAVQELAHVLQIDCCNAGIYNAELTASTVAFEYTTSLPYYQGLVVQMVNHSEIYRQLLRHQSIQLCYAQPRLIRETYYQFAVLACPVADDQGVIGDLWLFKPKEAMFEDLEVRLVQQVANQCAIALRQARLYAAVQTQVETLESLHQLKDDFLSTVSHELRSPVTNMKMAIQMLGIVFNQIKEASFAETGADSSSNKTVQRATHYLQILDGECDREISLVNDLLDLQRLEAGVQDTVTDWINLNSWLPNLINAFEERTQARQQQLQLEIPALLPQICSDFDAISRILTELLHNACKYTPPGGTITLTAQVDPSSRFSLQSSSLNRSQESGTAMRLPTFLLSVTNSGVEIPADELPRIFEKFYRVTSADRWQQGGTGLGLALVKKLVEHLGGTIEATSIQKQTTFKIELPITG